A window of Lepus europaeus isolate LE1 chromosome 11, mLepTim1.pri, whole genome shotgun sequence contains these coding sequences:
- the EPB42 gene encoding protein 4.2: protein MGHALAIMSCDLQAARNNEEHHTKAISSRRLVVRRGQSFTVLLHFRTPVRRFLPTLKKVALVIQTGEQPSTANRTQAIFPISSLGDRKGWSAAVEERDDQSWTISVTTPADAVIGHYSLLLQVSGRKQRLLGQFTLLFNPWNREDTVFLENEAQRREYVLNQNGLVYLGTADCIQEESWDFGQFEGDVVDLSLALLSVDKQVEKWSQPVHVARVLGALLHALKEKSVLPIPQTQAAEEEALLNKRRGSVPILRQWLTGQGRPVYDGQAWVLAAVMCTVLRCLGVPARVVTTYASAQGTGGGLLVDEYYNEEGLQNGEGQRGRVWIFQTSTECWMKRPALPQEYNGWQILYPTASGGSGVLEACDLVPVRAVKEGILGLSPAVSDIFASVNASCVVWKCCEDGTLELTSSNTKYVGSNISTKAVGSDRCEDITQHYKYPEGSLQEKEVLERVQKKRMEQGKDNGIPPPSVEMADPLYLFLEAPSSLPLRGEAQLSVILINPSDQEKAVQLTIGAQAMYYNGVLATELWREKLSLTLSANLVKRITTSLSFSYFEPNPPENSFLRLTAMATHSKSSLSCFAQEDVAICRPQLAIEMPETAEQYQPLTASVSIHNTLDAPMKDCVISILGRGLLHRERNYRLGPVWPGNTLCTQFQFTPTHLGLHRLTVEMDCNMFQNLTNYRSVTVVAPELPA, encoded by the exons ATGGGACACG CCCTGGCTATCATGAGCTGTGACTTGCAGGCGGCAAGAAACAACGAGGAGCACCACACCAAGGCCATCAGCTCCCGGCGCCTTGTCGTGAGGAGGGGGCAGTCCTTCACCGTCCTCTTGCATTTCCGCACCCCAGTCCGCAGGTTTCTGCCTACCCTGAAGAAGGTGGCCCTCGTCATACAAACTG GAGAGCAACCTTCCACGGCCAATAGGACCCAAGCCATCTTCCCGATTTCCAGCCTTGGGGACCGAAAAGGGTGGAGCGCGGCGGTGGAGGAGAGAGATGACCAATCCTGGACCATCTCTGTGACCACACCTGCAGATGCTGTCATTGGCCACTACTCACTCCTGCTGCAGGTCTCAGGCAGGAAGCAACGCCTTTTAGGACAGTTTACGCTGCTCTTTAACCCCTGGAATAGAG AGGATACTGTGTTCCTGGAGAATGAGGCTCAACGCAGGGAGTATGTGTTGAACCAGAATGGCCTCGTCTATCTGGGCACGGCTGACTGCATCCAGGAAGAGTCCTGGGACTTTGGCCAG TTCGAAGGGGATGTCgtggacctcagcctggccctgctgagcGTGGACAAGCAGGTAGAGAAGTGGAGCCAACCTGTGCATGTGGCCCGAGTGCTGGGTGCCTTG ctgcatgCTCTCAAGGAGAAGAGTGTCCTGCCCATCCCACAGACCCAGGCTGCCGAGGAGGAGGCCCTGCTGAACAAGCGCCGGGGCAGCGTGCCCATCCTGCGGCAGTGGCTCACTGGCCAAGGGCGGCCCGTGTATGACGGTCAGGCCTGGGTGCTGGCTGCTGTCATGTGCACAG TGCTGCGATGCCTGGGAGTCCCTGCCCGTGTGGTCACGACGTATGCCTCAGCCCAGGGCACTGGCGGGGGCCTGCTGGTGGATGAGTATTACAATGAGGAGGGTCTCCAGAATGGGGAAGGCCAGCGGGGCCGAGTCTG GATCTTTCAGACTTCCACGGAGTGCTGGATGAAGCGGCCTGCTTTGCCCCAGGAGTACAATGGATGGCAGATTCTGTACCCAACTGCTTCTGGTGGGAGCGGAG TCCTGGAGGCCTGCGATCTGGTCCCTGTCAGAGCAGTCAAGGAGGGGATCCTGGGGCTGAGCCCTGCAGTGTCAGACATTTTTGCCTCGGTGAACGCCTCGTGTGTGGTCTGGAAGTGCTGTGAGGATGGGACACTGGAGCTGACCAGCTCCAACACCAAGTACGTCGGCAGCAACATCAGCACCAAGGCCGTGGGCAGTGACCGCTGTGAGGACATCACGCAGCACTACAAGTACCCTGAAG GATCCCTTCAAGAAAAAGAGGTGCTGGAGAGAGTCCAGAAAAAGAGGATGGAACAAGGGAAAGACAATGGCATCCCTCCTCCCAGTGTCGAGATGGCCGATCCCCTGTACCTGTTCTTGGAAGCACCCAGCTCTCTACCCCTGAGAGGGGAGGCCCAGCTCTCAGTGATCCTGATTAACCCTAGCGACCAGGAGAAGGCTGTGCAGCTGACAATTGGGGCCCAGGCCATGTACTACAACGGCGTCCTTGCTACTGAGCTCTGGAGGGAGAAGCTGTCCCTCACGCTCAGTGCCAACCTGG TTAAGAGAATAACCACCAGCCTGTCCTTCTCCTATTTTGAGCCAAACCCGCCAGAGAACAGCTTCCTCAGACTCACGGCCATGGCTACACACTCCAAGTCCAGCCTGAGCTGTTTTGCCCAGGAAGACGTCGCCATCTGTAGACCACAGCTTGCCATCGAG ATGCCAGAGACAGCAGAGCAATACCAGCCTCTGACGGCGTCAGTCAGCATCCATAACACCCTAGATGCCCCCATGAAGGACTGTGTGATCTCCATCCTCGGGAGGGGACTCCTTCACAGAGAGAGGAACTACAG gTTAGGCCCCGTGTGGCCTGGAAACACATTGTGTACCCAGTTCCAGTTCACACCAACACACCTGGGGCTCCACAGGCTGACTGTGGAAATGGACTGCAACATGTTCCAGAATCTAACCAATTACAGAAGTGTCACTGTGGTAGCCCCTGAACTTCCGGCTTGA